CCTGGACCGCGTCCGGCCACACGATGCGCAGCCGGTACGGCACCGCCGTCTTCAGTTCGCCTTCGAAGAGGCCTTCGGCCTCGGGGTGGGCGCGCATCCGCGCCACCAGCTTGCCGGCGGCGTCGAGCAGGCCCACCGCGTCGGCGCCCGGCACCAGCGCGCGCACCCGCACCGTGCCATCGGCGGCGGCATGCGGACCCAGCCAGGCGAACGCATCCACCGCCTCGCCGCGCGCCAGCGCCTGCAGCGCCAGCCGTTCGTGCTCGTCGTCCGCCGCTTCCAGCGGCGCGTCCCACACCGGCGTCGCGTCCGGCGACCGCTCCCGTTCGCTCATGCCACCGCCGACGCCGGGGCCGCGGTGCGGTCGTACAGGGCCATGTACTTGCGCCCGGCCAGGTCCCAGCCGCTGGGCCGCAGCATCGCCGCGCGGCGCATCGCCTGCAGCAGGCGCGGCAGGCGGAAGGTGCGGAACACCCGCTGCAGGCAGCGGCGCAGGCCGTCGGCGGACGGGTCCTCGAACAGGAACCCGGTCACGCCGTCGTCCACGGTGTCGATCAGGCCGCCGGTGGCGTGCGCGATCGGCAGGCTGCCGAAGCGCTGCGCGTACATCTGGCTCAGCCCGCACGGCTCGAAGCGCGACGGCATCAGCAGGAAGTCCGAGCCGGCGAACATGCGCCGCGCCAGGCGTTCCTCGAAGCCGATGTGGGCGCCGACCTGGCCGGGGAAGCGCCGCGCCAGCGCCGCCACCGCCTTCTCGATCTGCGGCTCGCCGCCGCCGATCACCACGATCTGGCCGCCGGCGGCGACGATCTGCGGCGCCACCTCGCAGATCAGGTCCAGGCCCTTCTGGTGCACCAGCCGCGACACCACCGCGAACAGCGGCCCGTCGCTGTCGATCAGGCCGAACGCGCGGCGCACGTGGGCGGCGTTCTCGCGCTTGCCCTGGAACTGGTCGATGCCGAAATGGGCGTGCAGGTGGTCGTCGGTGCGCGGGTCCCAGCTGGCGTCGATGCCGTTGACGATGCCGCTGAGGCGGCCGCTGGCGGCATGCCGGGCCAGCAGCGATTCCAGGCCGCAGCCCTGCGCCGGGCCGGTGATCTGCGCGGCGTAGCTGACGCTGACCGTGTTGACGTGGTCGGCGTGGACGATGCCGGCGCGCAGGAACGACATCTGCCCGTAGAACTCCAGGTCCTGCAGGCCCTCGGTGGGGATGCCCAGGGCGCCGGCCATCGCGTACGGGAACAGGCCCTGGTAGGCCAGGTTGTGGATGGTCAGCAGGCACGGCGTGCGCCCGCCGGACCAGCGCACGTAGGCGGCGGCCAGCGCACACGGCCAGTCGTTGAGGTGCAGCAGGTCCGGGTTCCAGTCCAGCCCGGCCTGGCCGCCGGCGATCTGCGCGGCCGCGTACGACAGCGTGGCGAAGCGCAGCGCGTTGTCTTCCCAGTCGCGGCCTTCGCTGGACACGTACGGCGAGCCCTGGCGCTCGAACAGTTGCGGGCACAGCAGCACGTACACGCACAGGCCGTCGGGGCGTTCGGCGCGGCCCAGCGCGCAGGCCGGCATGCCGGCGTGCGCGGCGATGTGGCCGACGATCTCCAGCGGGCCGGTCTTGCGCAGCACCGCCGGGTAGCCCGGGATCAGCACGCGGATGTCGCAGCTGCCGCGCAGCGCGCGCGGCAGCGCCGCGGCCACGTCGCCGAGCCCGCCGGCCTTGATGAAGTCGGCCATTTCCGAGGTCACGAACAGGCTGGCGCGACGCGGCGCGGGCTGCAGCTTGACGGTGACCTCGGCGGCGCGGATGAAGCGGCCGCGCGCATCGCGATGGCGGCGCCGGGGGGCGCGCAGGACCGGATGGGTATCGCGTTGTCTATCGGGCAAATCGGCGAGCGTAGGGGGCGACATGGCAGTTCCGTCGAAGAGGGGGAGACGGGGACACGGAAAGCAACTGCCGCCGCATGCCCACAACAGGCGCGCGGCGTAAAACCAAAGATGGAAGAGGTACAGCGGACAAGCGGGTCAGCGCTTCTTCAGCAATGTACGAACGCGGCGATAAAAGGGGCGTGAAGTGCGCGTGTTGTCTACGCTACAGATGGGCTGCTGCCGCATAGTGAATCGGCCGCATCGCAGGCGGTCCCACGCAGCAGGCTCGCATGAATCGTTTAGCTTCGTTTTCCGCATCGCCGCCGGCCGCGCCGGCCGGCGTGAACCTGCGGGTTGTGGGGTCTTCATCCGGCCTGTGCTGCAATGCCGGCATGACCCA
The Xanthomonas sp. AM6 DNA segment above includes these coding regions:
- the glgA gene encoding glycogen synthase GlgA, translated to MSPPTLADLPDRQRDTHPVLRAPRRRHRDARGRFIRAAEVTVKLQPAPRRASLFVTSEMADFIKAGGLGDVAAALPRALRGSCDIRVLIPGYPAVLRKTGPLEIVGHIAAHAGMPACALGRAERPDGLCVYVLLCPQLFERQGSPYVSSEGRDWEDNALRFATLSYAAAQIAGGQAGLDWNPDLLHLNDWPCALAAAYVRWSGGRTPCLLTIHNLAYQGLFPYAMAGALGIPTEGLQDLEFYGQMSFLRAGIVHADHVNTVSVSYAAQITGPAQGCGLESLLARHAASGRLSGIVNGIDASWDPRTDDHLHAHFGIDQFQGKRENAAHVRRAFGLIDSDGPLFAVVSRLVHQKGLDLICEVAPQIVAAGGQIVVIGGGEPQIEKAVAALARRFPGQVGAHIGFEERLARRMFAGSDFLLMPSRFEPCGLSQMYAQRFGSLPIAHATGGLIDTVDDGVTGFLFEDPSADGLRRCLQRVFRTFRLPRLLQAMRRAAMLRPSGWDLAGRKYMALYDRTAAPASAVA